The nucleotide window ATCTGCGAAAGTACGGATCAGTCCCTCACAGTGGTTTTGGAATCGGATTGGAACGGTTAATACAATGGATGAGCGGAGTTAAGCATATCAGGGAAGTTATTCCTTTCCCGAGAATGATACACAGGCTTTATCCGTAATTTTTTTTTCAAAACTTGCCAAATTTTTAATAATTTGGCAAGTTTAATCTTTAAATACTTAAACAATGATTATCTCCAACCCAAAAAAAAGAGAAGAATTTGAACAATATTACTACCTTCGCTGGAAAATCCTGCGGAAACCCTGGAATCAGGCAAAAGGCTCTGAAAAAGATGAACTGGAAGATAAAAGCATTCATAGAACGGTTTACGATAAAAACGGTAAACTGATCGGTTGCGGCAGATTGCATTTTAACTCCAAAATTGAAGCACAGATCAGATATATGGCAGTAGAGAAAGAATATCAGGGAAAAGGTGTAGGCTCTCTAATTCTGAAATCTCTGGAAGAAGCAGCAAAGGTTAGAA belongs to Candidatus Cloacimonadota bacterium and includes:
- a CDS encoding N-acetyltransferase; the protein is MIISNPKKREEFEQYYYLRWKILRKPWNQAKGSEKDELEDKSIHRTVYDKNGKLIGCGRLHFNSKIEAQIRYMAVEKEYQGKGVGSLILKSLEEAAKVRKAKYIILNSRKNAVKFYQKYDYHVVKKGQTLFDSIEHYKMMKKLQ